In Dysgonomonadaceae bacterium zrk40, one genomic interval encodes:
- the rhaB gene encoding rhamnulokinase yields the protein MSERKFNSFLAIDLGASSGRAILGTVHNDQLSMKEIRRFPNPIIEVNNHQYWDLFFLYQQVIESLKEIRQLTQTVTSVGIDTWGVDYVCFTKDGEPLRMPYSYRDKRTIGAAERFFDKISKKELYQRTGIQIMDFNTIFQLDTQQDEKNGINSIIDKILFMPDALSYMLTGKMVTEYTIASTSQIINPYTREMDPTLLEVIGLTTNHFAPVVFSGEEIGNISETVQHLTGMKELSVVAVAGHDTASAVLSVPSINENFAYLSSGTWSLMGIESEQPVINEETYSLNFTNEGGADGTIRLLKNICGMWLIERCKKEWDQDHPHTYEEIVAAAQQSKPFQCFINPDASCFANPTSMIEAIQEYCRNTNQYVPVTVGEIARSIYESLALRYRQVLGNLQRLASFPIETLHIIGGGSKNQMLNAFTANAIGIPVVAGPSEATAMGNILLQAKAAGAVQSKNEIRRIVRNSSELETFEPVNRDEWNQQYEQYLSVYLDE from the coding sequence ATGAGTGAAAGAAAGTTTAACTCATTTTTAGCAATCGACCTGGGAGCAAGCAGTGGTAGAGCAATTCTCGGAACCGTCCATAACGATCAGTTGTCCATGAAAGAGATAAGGAGGTTTCCGAATCCAATTATTGAAGTGAACAACCATCAGTATTGGGATCTTTTTTTTCTTTACCAGCAAGTGATCGAATCCCTTAAAGAGATCAGACAACTCACACAAACAGTCACCTCCGTCGGGATTGACACCTGGGGTGTAGATTATGTCTGTTTCACCAAGGATGGAGAGCCCCTGCGGATGCCTTACAGTTACAGAGACAAACGTACGATCGGAGCAGCTGAACGTTTCTTTGACAAAATCTCAAAAAAGGAGCTCTACCAAAGGACAGGCATCCAGATCATGGATTTCAATACGATTTTCCAACTGGATACCCAACAGGATGAAAAGAACGGAATCAACAGCATCATCGACAAGATACTCTTCATGCCAGATGCTCTCTCCTATATGTTGACCGGCAAGATGGTTACAGAATACACCATCGCATCCACTTCCCAGATAATCAATCCCTATACCAGGGAAATGGACCCAACCCTACTGGAGGTGATTGGACTCACAACCAATCATTTTGCACCAGTAGTTTTTTCCGGAGAAGAGATTGGGAACATCAGTGAAACAGTACAACACCTCACCGGAATGAAGGAGCTCTCGGTAGTAGCAGTGGCCGGACACGACACTGCTTCTGCTGTATTGTCGGTTCCGTCTATCAATGAGAATTTTGCCTATCTGAGTTCAGGAACCTGGTCACTGATGGGTATTGAGTCTGAGCAACCAGTGATCAACGAAGAGACCTATTCGCTAAACTTCACCAACGAGGGAGGTGCCGACGGGACCATACGTCTCCTGAAAAATATTTGCGGCATGTGGCTCATTGAGCGTTGCAAAAAAGAATGGGATCAGGATCATCCACACACCTACGAAGAGATAGTGGCGGCAGCACAACAAAGCAAACCATTTCAATGTTTCATCAATCCAGATGCCTCCTGTTTTGCCAATCCCACATCTATGATCGAGGCTATCCAGGAGTACTGCCGTAACACGAACCAGTACGTACCGGTCACCGTGGGAGAGATTGCCCGATCAATTTATGAAAGCCTGGCCTTGCGCTACAGACAGGTGCTGGGAAACCTACAAAGGCTGGCTTCCTTTCCCATCGAAACCCTTCACATCATTGGCGGAGGATCAAAGAACCAAATGTTAAACGCATTCACCGCCAATGCCATAGGCATACCGGTTGTTGCCGGTCCTTCCGAAGCCACAGCTATGGGTAACATTCTACTTCAAGCAAAAGCTGCTGGAGCGGTACAAAGCAAAAATGAAATACGTCGCATCGTTAGAAATTCCAGTGAGCTGGAGACTTTTGAACCAGTTAACAGAGATGAATGGAATCAGCAATACGAGCAATATCTCAGTGTATACCTCGATGAGTGA